A window from Pseudobacteriovorax antillogorgiicola encodes these proteins:
- a CDS encoding PDZ domain-containing protein: MLKRLCKTILVTLLFSFTPLAQASDLGYIVLGVIASSENQKGVALLKHKSSGKVSAFREGDPIREKLSISRVYRKTVEFVWNQQIYSMSVGDDSPRRTPDVSSPVTSVAANLTHIEGVEKNGNTLTVNRSLKESLVGENLNKVLMQAAAVPHTRNGRLIGFKLLEIDAGSIYDVAGFKDGDIITHINELPINDAGRAIKALSSLRQASTANFSYLRQNQEHELIIRIN, translated from the coding sequence ATGTTGAAGCGACTTTGTAAGACGATCTTGGTAACTCTCCTCTTTTCGTTTACCCCCTTAGCTCAAGCTTCAGATTTGGGCTACATTGTTCTTGGGGTCATCGCCAGCAGCGAAAATCAAAAGGGTGTCGCCCTCCTCAAGCATAAGAGTTCCGGTAAGGTTAGCGCCTTCCGTGAAGGTGATCCGATTCGCGAAAAGTTAAGTATCTCAAGAGTCTACCGAAAAACTGTAGAATTTGTTTGGAATCAGCAAATATACTCTATGAGCGTCGGAGACGACTCTCCTCGACGAACTCCGGACGTATCGTCCCCAGTCACATCGGTAGCTGCCAACCTCACCCATATTGAAGGCGTCGAAAAGAATGGCAATACCCTGACAGTGAATCGAAGCTTAAAAGAATCGCTAGTAGGCGAAAATCTTAATAAGGTCCTAATGCAAGCCGCTGCCGTCCCTCATACTCGCAACGGTCGCCTCATCGGGTTTAAGCTTTTGGAAATTGATGCTGGTAGTATCTACGATGTAGCTGGCTTCAAAGATGGTGATATCATCACTCATATCAACGAACTTCCCATCAATGATGCTGGCCGAGCCATCAAAGCTCTAAGCTCATTGCGCCAAGCTTCTACTGCAAACTTTAGCTATCTGCGACAGAATCAGGAGCATGAGCTAATCATCAGAATTAACTGA
- a CDS encoding flagellin gives MGLRIRTNVSSLTAQRFAENNSNEMQQSLERLSSGYRVNKSADDAAGLAISESIRAKVRGLNQAKRNANDAVSMIQVAEGSMNEIGNILVRMRELTIQSASDTIGDSERSYLNREYTQLVDEIDRISATTEFNSLKLFDEDQKDQLVIQVGVNGSEVEDNQDTITLNLEGLKEINVEGLNLGRDEEIGPTTVDGEIDRDTIVTKLNDIDDAINKVSSERATLGAVQSRLNSAVNNLSVQNENLRTANSRIRDVDFAEESSKLTQSRVLQASSLAVLTQANQTPEVALQLLR, from the coding sequence ATGGGCCTACGTATCCGTACCAATGTGTCTTCATTAACCGCACAACGCTTCGCAGAGAACAACTCAAATGAAATGCAGCAAAGTTTAGAGCGCTTATCATCCGGCTACCGCGTCAACAAATCAGCAGATGATGCCGCTGGCTTGGCAATCTCTGAAAGTATCAGAGCCAAGGTTAGGGGCTTAAATCAGGCTAAGCGGAATGCTAATGATGCAGTATCCATGATTCAAGTTGCTGAGGGTTCGATGAACGAGATCGGTAACATTCTCGTTCGGATGCGAGAGTTAACGATCCAGTCGGCATCAGACACCATCGGCGACTCTGAACGAAGCTACCTCAACCGAGAGTACACCCAGCTAGTAGACGAAATCGATCGTATATCAGCCACCACCGAATTTAACTCATTGAAACTTTTTGATGAGGATCAAAAAGATCAGCTCGTCATTCAGGTTGGTGTCAATGGCAGTGAGGTAGAAGACAACCAAGACACCATCACACTCAACCTTGAAGGGCTCAAAGAAATTAATGTCGAAGGGCTAAACCTCGGCCGTGACGAAGAGATCGGGCCAACCACTGTCGATGGGGAAATCGATAGGGACACGATTGTCACTAAACTCAACGATATCGATGATGCGATCAACAAAGTCTCTAGCGAACGTGCAACTCTTGGTGCTGTACAGAGTCGTTTGAATTCAGCGGTGAATAACCTATCCGTTCAAAACGAGAATCTCCGTACTGCAAACAGCCGCATTCGAGATGTCGACTTTGCTGAAGAATCTTCAAAACTCACACAATCAAGAGTTCTCCAAGCATCGTCTCTTGCCGTATTAACCCAAGCGAACCAAACTCCAGAGGTGGCTTTGCAGTTGCTTCGCTAA
- a CDS encoding flagellin, producing the protein MGVRIKTNVESLIAQNKLSENRRDLNSSLEKLASGQRINKSADDAAGLAVSERIRARIASLDVAKRNANDGVSYIQVAEGSLNEITNILVRMRELGSQAASDTLGNRERQFLDREFQQLTQEVARISASTEFNGRKVLDAEGNSEAMRIFVGASNRASVDGSSSDIDPDEDPDVITINLEELETLNDSLIEVTDGGLAIVPDDEDGGAADLGPDGTSALFETLDTALNDVASYRATLGSVQSRLNSAIQNIEVSTENLSAANSRIRDVDFAAETAKFTQSKILTAAGASVLAHANAQPELVLQMLR; encoded by the coding sequence ATGGGTGTTCGCATCAAAACCAATGTGGAGTCTCTTATTGCCCAGAATAAACTTTCTGAGAATCGGAGAGACTTAAATAGTTCACTAGAAAAACTCGCTTCGGGTCAACGTATCAACAAATCTGCTGACGATGCTGCTGGCCTCGCTGTTTCAGAGCGAATCAGAGCACGAATTGCTAGTTTGGACGTAGCCAAGAGAAACGCCAATGATGGGGTGAGCTACATTCAAGTTGCAGAAGGTAGCTTGAACGAGATCACCAATATCTTGGTCCGTATGCGCGAGCTTGGATCGCAAGCCGCCTCGGATACCCTTGGGAATCGAGAGAGGCAATTCCTTGATCGAGAGTTTCAGCAGCTCACTCAAGAAGTCGCGCGGATCTCGGCCTCCACTGAGTTCAACGGTCGCAAGGTACTCGATGCTGAGGGCAACTCGGAAGCTATGCGAATTTTCGTTGGCGCCTCGAATCGGGCATCCGTCGATGGCAGTTCCAGCGATATCGATCCTGACGAAGATCCTGATGTGATCACCATCAACCTCGAAGAGCTAGAAACTCTCAATGACTCGCTGATCGAGGTGACTGATGGTGGTCTCGCGATTGTTCCCGATGACGAGGATGGCGGTGCAGCTGATCTTGGACCCGACGGCACCAGTGCTTTGTTTGAAACACTAGACACTGCGCTGAATGATGTCGCCTCCTATCGTGCTACCCTAGGTTCGGTCCAATCGCGATTAAACAGTGCAATTCAAAACATTGAAGTCTCAACAGAGAATCTGAGTGCTGCCAATAGCCGGATTCGAGATGTCGACTTTGCGGCAGAAACAGCAAAATTCACACAATCGAAGATTCTAACTGCAGCTGGTGCTTCTGTGCTGGCTCACGCGAATGCTCAACCGGAACTTGTACTCCAGATGCTTCGCTGA
- the purM gene encoding phosphoribosylformylglycinamidine cyclo-ligase yields the protein MTEKKDLYQEAGVDVAKGDSLVGWLQKDSSQDQHRFGEIVSGIGGFSGLFRPNFGTMKDPLLVTGTDGVGTKVLLGLESDQLEGLGQDLVGMCVNDLYTIGGYPLFFLDYYATGVLDESQFKRILSGIRKGLKLSDCLLLGGETAELPGLYEKGHFDLAGFVVGVVDGETRLRPEWVKPGDALVSFASSGFHSNGYSLVRKWLKENPVDDKLLEKIMEPTKIYGEIPKIIEGLPRQSFHALANITGGGISGNLPRVLPDNVVAVIERKKVPVPDWMMGFCEQNGASFDEVEGVFNMGAGMIAAVDAGQVDKLLELAQSMGLPACEIGTIKSATGKASVQYT from the coding sequence ATGACAGAGAAAAAAGACCTTTATCAAGAAGCCGGAGTAGACGTCGCCAAGGGAGACTCCTTGGTTGGCTGGTTGCAGAAAGATTCTAGCCAAGATCAGCATCGCTTTGGTGAAATCGTATCGGGGATTGGTGGCTTTTCAGGCTTGTTCCGCCCCAATTTTGGCACCATGAAAGATCCCTTGCTGGTGACAGGAACAGATGGAGTTGGCACTAAAGTTTTGCTTGGTCTTGAGTCAGATCAGCTCGAAGGTTTGGGGCAAGACCTGGTGGGGATGTGTGTCAACGATCTTTATACCATTGGTGGCTACCCTCTCTTCTTTCTCGATTACTATGCGACTGGAGTGCTAGATGAGTCACAATTCAAGAGAATCCTAAGTGGTATCCGCAAGGGTTTGAAGCTTTCTGACTGCTTGCTTCTTGGTGGTGAAACAGCTGAGCTGCCAGGTCTCTACGAGAAAGGTCACTTTGATTTAGCAGGTTTTGTTGTTGGAGTTGTGGATGGAGAGACAAGGCTTAGACCTGAATGGGTAAAGCCTGGTGATGCCCTGGTTTCGTTTGCTAGTAGCGGCTTTCATAGCAACGGTTACTCCCTGGTTCGCAAATGGTTGAAGGAAAATCCGGTAGACGATAAGCTTCTAGAAAAGATTATGGAACCCACGAAAATTTACGGTGAAATCCCTAAAATTATCGAAGGCCTTCCTAGGCAAAGCTTTCATGCGCTGGCGAATATCACCGGGGGGGGGATTTCGGGTAATCTACCACGAGTTCTGCCAGATAACGTCGTGGCTGTTATAGAGCGAAAGAAAGTTCCTGTTCCAGATTGGATGATGGGATTTTGTGAGCAGAACGGAGCTAGTTTCGATGAGGTTGAAGGGGTATTCAACATGGGAGCTGGTATGATCGCAGCCGTCGATGCAGGACAGGTAGATAAGCTTCTTGAGTTGGCGCAATCCATGGGGCTGCCAGCTTGTGAAATTGGAACAATCAAGTCGGCAACGGGCAAGGCGTCCGTGCAGTATACATAA
- a CDS encoding carbon-nitrogen hydrolase family protein, which yields MKELLVATISMCSGDDKSKNVDVALSKVREAAKLGAKWVLLPEIFSYHGPYHSLHDAAEYPDSPLLQSLSGVARETKITLFAGSVGERPRESTGYEALNAKGDKKVHNTMFVFGPDGSLLERYRKTHLFNLLDGEGKALYCESEGFIPGHRAVAFEHDGWRVGLAICYDLRFPEFFGLLAKSQALDIIVIPSAFTEGTGKDHWEVLLRARAIEHQCYVLASNQCGEHRPGKRSYGHSMIIDPWGCKIADTGDDAGIALAVIGQDSLQKVRARLPALANKRRDLY from the coding sequence ATGAAAGAGCTACTAGTCGCCACCATCAGTATGTGTAGTGGGGATGATAAGTCCAAAAACGTGGATGTAGCTCTTTCTAAGGTGAGAGAGGCTGCCAAACTTGGAGCCAAATGGGTCCTGCTACCAGAAATCTTTTCCTATCATGGTCCCTATCATAGCTTGCATGATGCTGCCGAGTATCCTGATAGTCCTCTGCTACAATCTCTTTCTGGGGTAGCTCGGGAGACAAAGATCACCCTATTCGCTGGCTCAGTAGGGGAGCGACCCCGGGAATCGACAGGCTATGAAGCTTTGAATGCTAAAGGAGATAAGAAGGTTCATAATACGATGTTTGTATTTGGTCCGGATGGTTCTCTCCTTGAGCGCTACCGAAAGACTCACCTTTTTAATCTCTTGGATGGTGAGGGCAAGGCCCTATACTGCGAATCAGAAGGATTTATTCCGGGGCATCGAGCCGTCGCTTTTGAACACGATGGTTGGCGCGTGGGATTGGCAATATGCTATGATTTGCGTTTCCCTGAATTCTTTGGTTTATTGGCAAAAAGTCAAGCTCTCGACATCATCGTAATACCCTCGGCTTTTACAGAAGGAACTGGAAAAGATCATTGGGAAGTCCTATTGCGAGCTAGGGCCATCGAGCATCAGTGCTATGTACTTGCATCTAATCAATGCGGAGAGCACCGACCTGGAAAGCGATCCTATGGCCACTCCATGATTATCGATCCATGGGGATGTAAGATTGCTGATACCGGTGATGACGCAGGTATTGCATTAGCAGTGATAGGTCAAGATAGTTTGCAGAAAGTGCGTGCTCGCCTGCCAGCTTTAGCGAACAAACGAAGGGATCTTTACTAG
- the pyrB gene encoding aspartate carbamoyltransferase produces MGSHAKPLHILSSSQFDRDFLDYMCLLTDTIRRFDKSKEGLMYLKGLLAHKRAMLYFTQPSTRTFLSFQSACNIIGMPTSEIRDSSTSSERKGESIEDSLRTFSSYVDLIIMRTATPGLCDRIAAYLDETERPVPIINAGSGPDEHPTQALLDIYTLNRSFIRQDGIDGKTITLVGDLKRGRTVRSLSSLLTNYQDVSLRFVSPPEFRIEDDLRTLLTEKGVKFEETDHLVDALAYSDAIYMTRVQDEYDSDNESASVDTTRFHLKAQHLKHMKDSAVIMHPLPRRNELDVEIDKDPRAKYWRQERNGMWTRVALLTKILGVDRKIVLPEL; encoded by the coding sequence ATGGGAAGCCACGCAAAGCCGCTACATATCCTTAGTTCAAGCCAGTTTGATCGCGACTTTCTCGATTACATGTGCTTGTTGACCGACACGATTCGCAGGTTCGATAAGTCCAAGGAAGGCCTGATGTATTTGAAAGGTCTCCTGGCCCATAAGCGAGCGATGCTCTACTTCACCCAACCTTCAACCCGGACTTTCCTGTCGTTTCAATCTGCATGCAACATTATTGGTATGCCGACCAGTGAAATCCGCGACTCCTCCACCAGCTCGGAACGGAAAGGAGAGAGTATCGAGGACTCGCTACGAACTTTTTCATCCTATGTTGATCTCATTATTATGAGAACCGCCACCCCAGGGCTTTGCGATCGTATTGCGGCCTATCTTGATGAAACGGAGCGGCCGGTGCCGATTATCAATGCTGGTAGTGGCCCCGATGAACACCCTACCCAAGCTTTGCTGGATATCTATACTCTCAATCGAAGCTTCATTCGCCAGGATGGGATTGACGGCAAGACGATCACATTGGTAGGTGATTTAAAACGAGGCCGCACCGTGCGATCGTTGAGCAGCCTTTTGACAAATTATCAAGATGTAAGCTTGCGATTTGTATCACCTCCAGAATTCAGAATTGAAGATGATTTACGGACTTTGCTCACTGAAAAAGGGGTTAAGTTTGAAGAAACAGATCACTTGGTTGATGCTCTAGCCTATAGTGATGCGATCTATATGACCCGGGTCCAGGACGAGTATGATAGCGACAACGAGTCAGCGAGTGTGGATACGACCCGGTTTCATCTCAAGGCACAGCACCTGAAGCACATGAAGGACTCCGCCGTCATCATGCACCCATTACCGCGACGGAACGAACTTGATGTTGAAATTGATAAAGACCCTAGAGCTAAGTACTGGCGACAAGAGCGCAATGGCATGTGGACAAGGGTAGCTCTTTTGACCAAAATACTAGGGGTTGACCGCAAAATTGTCCTTCCTGAACTTTAG
- a CDS encoding OmpA family protein: MIDLLKPLNVRRNAILAILIAVSTNHSLGEIVYKNQTNSAPSAQENQATPLAPRGKMPHIITVLDIIGEGQDQYVSLASHGHETPTKGAVLDIYRRKGTQIIHVGVVKVSESTSDHTVAHVVQNGTQESRILEKDYPLIMIGDRAVLRDIKIARVIQITPNKTLSFFGLFQDPQAYPQTFELSAEGKRILTAAARVFQASKLPTLLVEGHTNAEGAADVNQVESYQRALTVRQFLINELGFDPDRVVAIGMGEIEPVSEPYLPNHVENARRIVLKAKAF, translated from the coding sequence ATGATAGATTTGCTCAAACCACTAAATGTACGACGGAACGCTATCTTAGCTATTCTTATTGCCGTCTCTACAAACCACAGTCTGGGAGAGATTGTCTATAAAAATCAGACAAACTCAGCACCGAGTGCACAAGAAAATCAAGCAACACCCCTAGCACCTCGCGGAAAGATGCCTCATATCATAACCGTCTTGGATATCATTGGCGAAGGCCAGGATCAATACGTGTCATTGGCAAGCCATGGCCATGAAACCCCTACCAAAGGAGCTGTTCTCGATATCTATCGCAGAAAAGGCACACAAATAATTCATGTTGGCGTAGTTAAAGTTTCAGAGTCGACCAGTGATCACACTGTAGCTCACGTCGTTCAAAATGGAACACAGGAGTCTCGCATCTTAGAAAAAGACTACCCACTTATCATGATCGGTGACCGAGCCGTTTTACGAGATATCAAGATTGCTCGCGTCATTCAGATCACTCCCAATAAGACCCTAAGCTTTTTTGGCTTATTTCAAGACCCCCAGGCCTATCCTCAAACTTTTGAGCTAAGTGCAGAAGGAAAACGGATTCTTACTGCGGCAGCCCGCGTCTTCCAAGCCTCGAAACTACCGACCTTGTTGGTCGAGGGACACACCAATGCCGAGGGTGCTGCTGATGTCAATCAGGTGGAATCATACCAACGGGCTTTAACAGTTCGGCAATTTCTCATCAATGAGCTTGGCTTCGACCCTGATCGGGTGGTTGCAATCGGTATGGGGGAAATCGAGCCAGTGAGTGAGCCTTACCTGCCAAATCATGTTGAAAATGCGCGGCGTATCGTTTTAAAAGCCAAGGCTTTCTAG
- a CDS encoding sigma-54 interaction domain-containing protein, whose product MNQEAVRWEDFEKIHVIRKLKEIIGKWWQVQINFTDRKGFLRNVPDGRFFNPLNPICQAIVADDKGFSKRLATARQTTVDSMSSKTTRVTRDPSGFSVISVPIHVNNEFLGTVFGDGFVVADSAAEQKALIRSYLERDFPQRSDLLAEVENLPVLSEKELRYLTELITLVVDEILVMHKFLDDEKSRVSELSKELGVRYGFDRMIGKSLPMQELYRLLERICDSDATVLIQGSNGTGKELIAKALHYNSKRKSKKFLVVNCGAFNENLLESELFGHIKGSFTGAVKDKKGLFEAADGGTLFLDEIGDTSMQMQVKLLRVLQEGTFTPVGSTEVKKSSVRVLAATNKPLVEMVKSGEFREDLYYRLNVINVTVPMLKDRKEDIVLLADHFLEKFAKNSGTPKKKISKSCLEKLMDHDWPGNVRELENEVERLCVLAGDSLDLNDDFLSPRIKENANKKYPGLRVNGNLKDSLESLEKQMILDGLERTGWNKSRLAKELGISRAGLITKVNKYGLEKRGG is encoded by the coding sequence ATGAATCAGGAAGCTGTTCGATGGGAAGATTTTGAAAAAATCCACGTCATCCGCAAATTAAAAGAAATCATTGGCAAATGGTGGCAAGTGCAAATCAACTTCACCGACCGCAAGGGGTTTCTTCGTAACGTACCCGATGGACGATTCTTTAATCCACTCAATCCCATCTGCCAGGCAATCGTCGCTGATGACAAGGGTTTCTCAAAGCGGTTAGCGACAGCGAGACAAACGACGGTCGACTCAATGAGTTCGAAGACCACCCGAGTGACTCGCGATCCTTCCGGCTTTTCAGTTATTTCAGTTCCCATCCACGTCAATAACGAATTCTTAGGGACAGTTTTTGGCGATGGCTTTGTGGTCGCAGATTCCGCTGCTGAGCAAAAAGCCCTGATTCGATCTTATCTCGAAAGAGATTTCCCACAGAGATCAGACCTTCTTGCAGAGGTTGAAAACCTTCCTGTTCTATCCGAAAAGGAACTCCGCTATCTTACTGAATTAATCACTCTCGTTGTCGATGAAATCCTTGTTATGCACAAGTTTTTAGACGACGAAAAGTCTAGAGTAAGCGAGCTTTCGAAAGAACTTGGTGTTCGATATGGCTTCGATCGAATGATCGGTAAGTCGCTTCCTATGCAGGAACTTTACCGACTTTTGGAAAGAATCTGCGACTCTGATGCAACTGTTTTGATCCAAGGTTCCAATGGTACTGGTAAAGAACTTATTGCGAAAGCACTGCACTATAACTCAAAACGAAAGTCCAAAAAGTTCTTGGTTGTCAACTGCGGTGCCTTTAACGAAAACTTGCTCGAATCCGAGCTTTTTGGTCATATCAAAGGCTCATTTACAGGTGCTGTCAAGGATAAGAAAGGTCTTTTTGAGGCTGCTGACGGCGGCACACTATTCCTCGATGAGATTGGTGACACATCAATGCAGATGCAGGTGAAGCTGCTACGAGTGCTTCAAGAAGGCACGTTCACGCCAGTGGGTAGTACCGAAGTTAAAAAGAGTAGCGTTCGAGTCTTGGCCGCTACCAACAAGCCACTAGTCGAAATGGTGAAGTCGGGCGAGTTCCGGGAAGATCTCTACTATCGATTAAATGTTATCAACGTTACTGTCCCCATGCTGAAAGACCGTAAAGAAGACATCGTGCTTCTTGCAGATCACTTCTTGGAAAAATTTGCCAAAAATAGTGGTACACCAAAGAAGAAGATCAGCAAAAGCTGTTTAGAAAAACTCATGGACCATGATTGGCCAGGTAACGTTCGAGAGCTTGAAAATGAGGTCGAGCGCCTTTGTGTTCTCGCTGGAGACAGCCTTGATTTGAACGATGACTTTCTATCACCAAGAATCAAAGAAAATGCTAACAAGAAGTATCCGGGACTGCGGGTGAACGGCAATCTCAAAGACTCTTTAGAATCATTGGAAAAACAGATGATTCTTGACGGTTTGGAACGAACAGGTTGGAACAAATCGCGCTTAGCAAAAGAACTAGGCATAAGCCGTGCTGGTTTGATCACTAAAGTGAATAAGTACGGCCTGGAAAAACGAGGTGGCTAA
- a CDS encoding CinA family protein, giving the protein MILQASERCLILAQKLQKSLLDRHQTLATAESCTGGLLASLLTHHPGSSRFYLGGVSAYSNSAKKDILGVKEKTLKQHGAVSPEAACEMAQGVLEAFHGNYGIAITGIAGPDGGSPDKPVGTIVVGLASRQGATIAKTFQLGEDRLQNRSEISFVALKELLDFIDTENS; this is encoded by the coding sequence TTGATCCTACAAGCTAGTGAGCGTTGCCTAATTCTGGCACAAAAACTTCAAAAGAGCCTACTCGATCGTCACCAGACTTTGGCAACGGCGGAAAGCTGCACTGGAGGTCTGCTAGCCAGCCTCCTAACTCATCACCCCGGATCATCCCGATTTTACTTAGGTGGTGTCAGCGCCTACAGCAATAGCGCCAAAAAAGATATTCTAGGGGTCAAAGAAAAGACACTCAAGCAACATGGTGCTGTGTCACCTGAAGCGGCCTGTGAGATGGCTCAGGGTGTCTTAGAGGCTTTTCATGGTAATTATGGGATAGCTATAACGGGAATCGCTGGACCCGATGGGGGAAGCCCGGACAAGCCAGTGGGAACTATTGTGGTCGGGCTTGCCTCTCGGCAGGGCGCTACTATAGCCAAGACATTTCAACTCGGAGAGGACCGCTTACAAAACCGATCTGAAATCAGTTTCGTGGCACTCAAGGAGTTGCTAGACTTTATTGACACAGAAAACTCATAA
- a CDS encoding AMP-binding protein: MSHSWLQHYPANIKTEIEIPDGVHIANLIETTCRQYANKVALTCMGTDVSFRQYDRLSSDLASYLQNDLKMKKGDRVAIMLPNVIQFPVALQAAMKIGVICVNTNPLYTAREMRHQFVDSGAKALVIMDLFLDKLEEIIEDTEIEHVIVTSIGDQLPLWKSLLIKTVLKVKGMVPSHNLTVIPFKEALSKGSQSKKYQTPEISLDDIAVLQYTGGTTGVSKGAMLTQRNILANIYQIQEWAKPYILKGDEVILTALPLYHIFALSVNFLAFLTTGGRMILLPKPVPIENTVKAFKKYKITVMTGVNTLFNALNNSKAFQAVAPRDLKVALAGGMALQQSVAKEFQSITGTQVIEGFGLTEASPVTHCNPMHTVPPKGSIGLPLPSTNSKVLDEAGNEVPIGEVGELCIQGPQVMKGYWQRSDETDKTIKDGWLWTGDMAKQDEDGYFFIVDRKKDMILVSGFNVYPNEVEDVLASHPKVLEAAVIGIPSDSSGEKVKAFVVKKDDSLTESELKAYCEKNLTGYKRPRAYEFKDELPKSNVGKILRRELRDQEPASA, encoded by the coding sequence ATGAGTCATTCTTGGCTGCAACACTATCCTGCGAATATAAAGACTGAAATTGAAATACCAGACGGCGTCCATATTGCAAACCTGATTGAGACAACCTGTCGACAATACGCAAACAAAGTTGCCCTTACTTGTATGGGAACTGATGTGAGTTTTAGGCAATATGACAGGCTTTCCAGTGATCTAGCTTCATACCTGCAAAATGATCTGAAAATGAAGAAGGGCGATCGAGTCGCAATTATGCTTCCTAATGTGATTCAATTTCCTGTTGCTTTGCAAGCGGCTATGAAAATCGGGGTAATTTGTGTCAATACGAATCCCCTCTACACAGCTCGGGAAATGCGTCATCAATTCGTTGATAGTGGCGCTAAGGCATTGGTCATCATGGATCTGTTCCTGGATAAGTTGGAAGAGATTATTGAAGATACAGAAATTGAGCATGTGATTGTCACAAGCATTGGTGATCAACTTCCTTTGTGGAAAAGTTTGCTGATTAAAACCGTTTTGAAAGTTAAGGGTATGGTGCCCTCTCATAACCTGACTGTGATTCCCTTTAAAGAAGCCCTTTCGAAAGGTAGCCAGAGCAAGAAATATCAGACCCCAGAAATTAGTCTCGATGATATCGCAGTTTTGCAATATACAGGGGGAACCACTGGTGTTTCTAAAGGTGCCATGCTAACGCAAAGGAACATCTTAGCAAATATCTATCAGATTCAAGAATGGGCAAAACCCTATATCCTAAAAGGCGATGAGGTTATCCTAACGGCACTGCCTCTTTATCATATCTTCGCTTTGAGTGTGAATTTTCTGGCTTTTCTGACAACAGGTGGGCGGATGATTCTTTTGCCGAAGCCAGTTCCGATCGAAAATACGGTTAAGGCCTTTAAAAAGTATAAAATTACAGTCATGACCGGAGTGAACACTCTGTTTAATGCTCTCAATAATAGTAAAGCTTTCCAGGCAGTGGCCCCACGTGACTTAAAGGTGGCGTTAGCTGGTGGAATGGCGTTACAGCAATCGGTAGCAAAAGAGTTCCAAAGCATCACGGGAACTCAGGTGATCGAGGGCTTCGGTTTGACCGAAGCATCTCCTGTGACTCATTGCAATCCTATGCACACCGTGCCTCCCAAAGGCTCCATTGGCCTCCCTTTACCTTCGACAAACTCCAAGGTCCTCGATGAGGCCGGCAACGAAGTACCTATCGGTGAAGTGGGTGAGCTGTGTATTCAAGGGCCTCAGGTCATGAAAGGTTATTGGCAAAGGTCAGACGAAACCGATAAAACTATCAAGGATGGTTGGCTATGGACCGGTGATATGGCGAAGCAAGACGAGGATGGATATTTTTTCATTGTTGATCGCAAAAAGGATATGATCCTGGTTTCCGGTTTCAACGTTTATCCTAACGAAGTCGAAGATGTCCTGGCATCCCACCCAAAAGTTCTGGAAGCTGCTGTCATTGGGATTCCCAGTGATTCTAGCGGCGAAAAAGTGAAGGCTTTTGTGGTGAAAAAGGATGATTCCCTAACGGAGAGTGAGCTTAAGGCATATTGTGAGAAGAATCTCACTGGCTACAAACGGCCCCGTGCCTATGAGTTCAAAGATGAGCTGCCGAAGTCCAATGTTGGGAAGATTCTAAGACGGGAACTTCGTGATCAAGAGCCAGCTTCGGCATAA
- a CDS encoding outer membrane lipoprotein carrier protein LolA, which produces MKFFIAYILLIPSLLFAEKDIKKEHQDLFSKIDHISVQFKQTIYKKLRNRTINRQGEAHFSKPNYFRWNFVNKDFGNEEFYYNGKKLTHFREKEKVVTHYNANVGLAKELNEVVNLVLDPSTLHNRYDTSKVEKEKNQTKLTLSPRAGVATEIASIEVKVSDQRKYVKDIKILYMDGNYTQFQFKNPRFSANDLKIFTFSKKGSFTIRNHG; this is translated from the coding sequence TTGAAGTTCTTCATAGCTTATATTCTTTTGATCCCCTCCCTACTCTTTGCTGAGAAAGACATCAAAAAGGAACATCAAGATCTGTTTTCAAAAATTGACCACATTTCGGTGCAATTTAAGCAAACTATTTACAAAAAACTTCGTAACCGCACCATTAACAGGCAGGGTGAAGCTCACTTCTCGAAGCCCAACTATTTCCGTTGGAACTTTGTGAACAAAGACTTTGGTAACGAGGAGTTTTACTACAATGGCAAAAAACTAACCCACTTTCGCGAGAAAGAAAAGGTGGTCACCCACTATAATGCAAATGTGGGGCTAGCTAAAGAACTCAACGAAGTCGTAAACCTCGTGCTAGACCCGAGCACCCTTCACAATCGTTACGACACAAGCAAAGTCGAAAAAGAAAAGAATCAAACCAAGCTCACCCTATCTCCCAGAGCAGGTGTCGCAACCGAGATCGCCTCCATTGAGGTGAAGGTATCTGACCAAAGAAAATACGTTAAGGATATCAAAATCCTCTATATGGATGGAAACTACACACAATTTCAGTTTAAGAACCCCAGGTTCTCAGCTAATGATCTAAAGATATTTACCTTTTCGAAGAAAGGCTCTTTTACCATTCGTAATCATGGCTGA